One stretch of Zea mays cultivar B73 unplaced genomic scaffold, Zm-B73-REFERENCE-NAM-5.0 scaffold_158, whole genome shotgun sequence DNA includes these proteins:
- the LOC118473872 gene encoding alpha/beta hydrolase domain-containing protein 17C-like, with translation MSFPYIKPVAVTQVVVLVILYGQSVGSGPTIDLASRLPDLRAVVLHSPILSGLRVIYPVKRTFWFDIYKNIDKIGLVNCPVLVIHGTSDDVVDCSHGKQLWEHCKVKYSPLWLSSGGHCNLELYPDYIKHLKKFVSSVSKKASSKPDPKETTSKDDTTSKEIEEAYPEKPQEAKKCPQISRKSLDSRFGKSKTVDVPDKLRMSSDDIDKFRRSRCLVW, from the exons ATGTCCTTTCCAT ATATAAAACCAGTTGCAGTCACACAGGTGGTTGTCCTCGTAATCTTATATGGTCAATCTGTTGGAAGTGGTCCGACCATTGATCTTGCTTCCCGGTTGCCAGACTTGCGAGCTGTGGTTTTGCATAGTCCTATTTTATCTGGACTAAGAGTAATATATCCTGTAAAGCGGACGTTTTGGTTTGACATTTACAAG AACATCGATAAAATTGGCTTGGTAAATTGTCCGGTGCTTGTCATTCAT GGTACATCAGATGACGTGGTTGACTGCTCCCACGGAAAACAGCTATGGGAGCATTGCAAAGTAAAATATTCTCCACTGTGGTTAAGTAGTGGTGGCCACTGCAATCTCGAGCTATATCCAGATTACATTAAGCACTTGAAGAAGTTTGTGTCAAGCGTTAGCAAAAAAGCATCATCAAAACCTGACCCAAAAGAAACAACGTCAAAGGATGACACTACCAGTAAAGAAATAGAGGAAGCGTACCCGGAGAAACCTCAAGAGGCCAAGAAGTGCCCGCAGATCTCGCGAAAGAGCCTGGACAGCCGATTCGGGAAATCCAAAACAGTGGATGTTCCTGATAAACTGCGGATGAGCTCGGACGACATCGACAAGTTCCGGAGGAGCAGATGCTTGGTGTGGTGA